The Streptococcus toyakuensis genome has a window encoding:
- a CDS encoding sensor histidine kinase — MNVAWILLYTLVTHGLKIVIFFKVDGISLTFERIFKAFLFKILLAVVFGMLGYMVGNVYLSYFMEPLYGIGLSFLLLRELPKKLLLFYGLFPMILVNLFYRGVSYFVLPFLGQGQVYDDYSFIWLCIIIFNFFISLAFLKWLDYDFTSLRKGILDKDFQKSLTQINWIMGAYYLVIQNLSYFEYEQGIQSTTVRHLILVFYLLFFMGIIKKLDTYLKDKLHERLNQEQDLRYREMERYSRHIEELYKEVRSFRHDYTNLLTSLRLGIEEEDMEQIKEIYDSVLKDSSEKLQDNKYDLGRLVNVRDRALKSLLAGKFIKARDKNIVFNVEVPEEIQVEGMSLLDFLTVVSILCDNAIEASVEACQPHVSIAFFKNGAQETFIIENSIKEEGIDISEIFSFGASSKGEERGVGLYTVMKIVESHPNTSLNTTCQDHVFRQVLTVIHIE; from the coding sequence ATGAATGTTGCTTGGATATTGTTGTATACACTTGTTACTCACGGATTAAAAATTGTCATATTCTTTAAGGTAGATGGAATTAGTCTCACTTTTGAGAGGATTTTTAAGGCCTTTCTTTTTAAGATACTGTTGGCCGTTGTTTTTGGAATGCTTGGCTATATGGTAGGAAATGTTTACCTATCTTATTTTATGGAACCCTTGTACGGCATAGGCTTATCTTTCTTATTGTTAAGAGAACTTCCTAAAAAACTCCTTCTCTTTTATGGTCTCTTTCCAATGATATTAGTGAATCTCTTTTATAGAGGTGTTTCCTATTTTGTGCTTCCATTTTTGGGACAAGGGCAAGTATATGATGACTACTCATTTATTTGGTTATGTATAATAATTTTCAATTTCTTCATTTCTCTAGCTTTTTTGAAATGGTTGGACTATGATTTCACTAGCTTGAGAAAGGGGATTCTCGATAAAGATTTTCAAAAGTCCCTGACTCAGATTAACTGGATAATGGGGGCTTACTATTTGGTGATACAAAATCTGTCTTACTTTGAATATGAACAGGGGATTCAATCAACGACTGTTCGCCATCTCATCCTAGTCTTTTACCTGCTCTTTTTTATGGGGATTATCAAGAAATTGGATACCTATTTGAAGGACAAACTCCATGAGAGACTGAACCAAGAGCAGGACTTGCGCTACAGAGAGATGGAGCGGTATAGTCGGCATATAGAGGAGCTTTATAAGGAAGTACGGAGTTTTCGCCATGACTACACCAACCTCTTGACTAGCTTACGTCTGGGCATTGAAGAGGAGGATATGGAGCAGATAAAAGAGATCTACGACTCGGTCTTAAAGGATTCTAGTGAAAAATTGCAGGACAATAAATATGACCTGGGCCGATTGGTGAATGTTCGGGATCGTGCCCTCAAAAGTCTCCTAGCTGGAAAATTTATAAAAGCTAGAGATAAGAACATTGTCTTTAATGTCGAAGTTCCAGAGGAGATTCAGGTAGAGGGGATGAGTCTACTTGATTTTCTAACCGTTGTGTCTATCCTTTGTGACAACGCTATTGAAGCTAGTGTAGAAGCCTGTCAACCTCATGTTTCAATTGCCTTTTTTAAAAATGGAGCACAGGAGACCTTTATCATTGAAAATTCCATCAAAGAAGAGGGAATCGATATTTCTGAAATCTTCTCCTTTGGAGCAAGTTCTAAAGGGGAGGAGAGAGGAGTTGGTCTCTATACCGTTATGAAAATTGTGGAAAGTCATCCCAATACCAGTCTCAATACCACCTGCCAAGATCACGTTTTTCGTCAGGTACTTACTGTAATACATATAGAATGA
- the blpC gene encoding quorum-sensing system pheromone BlpC, which produces MDKKQNLTSFQELTTTELNQIIGGGWWEDFLYRFNIIEQKNTKGFHQPIQL; this is translated from the coding sequence ATGGATAAGAAACAAAACCTAACTTCATTTCAAGAACTAACAACTACCGAACTCAACCAAATTATAGGTGGAGGATGGTGGGAAGATTTCTTATATAGATTTAATATAATTGAACAAAAAAATACAAAAGGATTTCATCAGCCAATACAACTATAA
- a CDS encoding bacteriocin secretion accessory protein, translated as MNPNLFRSVEFYQRRYHNYATVLIIPLSLLFTFILIFSLVATKEITVTSQGEITPTSVIASIQSTSDNPILANHLVANQVVEKGDLLIKYSETMEESQKTALETQLQRLEKQKEGLGILKQSLEKATDLFSSEDEFGYHNTFMNFTKQSHDIELGISKTNTEVSNQANLTNSSSSAIEQEITKVQQQIGEYQELRDAIVNKRARLPTGNPHQSILNRYLIASQEQTQGTAEEPFLSQINQSIAGLESSIASLKIQQAGIGSVATYDNSLATKIEVLRTQFLQTASQQQLTVENQLTELKVQLDQATQRLENNTLTAPSKGIVHLNSEFEGKNRIPTGTEIAQIFPVITDTREVLITYYVSSDYLPLLDKGQTVRLKLEKIGNHGTTIIGQLQTIDQTPTRTEQGNLFKLTALAKLSNEDSKLIQYGLQGRVTSVTTKKTYFDYFKDKILTHSD; from the coding sequence ATGAATCCTAATCTTTTTAGAAGCGTCGAGTTTTATCAGAGACGTTACCATAACTATGCGACAGTATTAATCATACCTCTTTCATTATTATTTACTTTCATCTTGATTTTCTCCCTTGTTGCCACAAAAGAAATTACTGTTACTTCCCAAGGGGAAATCACCCCTACAAGTGTCATTGCATCTATTCAGTCGACCAGTGATAATCCTATCCTTGCTAATCATTTAGTGGCAAATCAAGTAGTTGAGAAAGGTGACTTACTCATCAAATACTCTGAAACAATGGAAGAGAGTCAGAAAACTGCCTTAGAAACTCAATTACAAAGACTTGAGAAGCAAAAAGAAGGACTTGGAATCTTGAAACAAAGCTTAGAAAAAGCGACTGATCTTTTTTCTAGCGAGGATGAGTTTGGCTACCATAATACTTTTATGAATTTTACTAAACAATCCCATGATATTGAACTGGGTATCTCAAAGACTAACACTGAAGTTTCAAATCAAGCTAATCTTACCAATAGCAGTTCATCAGCCATCGAACAAGAAATTACAAAAGTTCAACAACAAATTGGAGAATATCAAGAGCTGAGAGATGCTATCGTAAATAAAAGAGCTCGCTTACCAACTGGCAATCCGCACCAGTCAATTTTAAATCGTTATCTTATAGCCTCTCAAGAACAAACACAAGGAACGGCAGAGGAGCCATTTTTATCTCAAATTAATCAAAGTATTGCAGGTCTGGAATCATCTATCGCAAGCCTCAAAATTCAGCAAGCTGGTATCGGAAGTGTAGCAACTTATGATAATAGTTTAGCAACCAAAATTGAAGTACTCCGCACTCAGTTTTTACAAACAGCCTCACAGCAACAACTAACCGTGGAGAATCAATTAACAGAATTAAAAGTACAACTAGATCAAGCGACACAGCGCTTAGAAAATAATACCTTAACCGCTCCAAGTAAAGGTATCGTTCATCTGAACAGCGAATTTGAAGGTAAAAATAGAATTCCAACTGGTACAGAAATTGCTCAAATATTCCCTGTCATCACAGATACAAGAGAAGTACTAATCACTTACTACGTATCTTCTGACTATCTACCTCTACTAGATAAAGGACAAACTGTAAGATTAAAACTGGAGAAGATTGGAAATCACGGCACCACCATCATCGGCCAACTTCAGACAATTGATCAAACTCCTACCAGAACAGAGCAAGGAAATCTCTTTAAATTAACCGCTCTTGCAAAACTATCTAACGAGGATAGTAAACTCATCCAATATGGCTTACAAGGTCGCGTCACTAGTGTAACTACAAAGAAAACATATTTTGATTATTTCAAAGATAAAATTTTAACCCATTCTGATTAA
- the blpA gene encoding peptide cleavage/export ABC transporter BlpA encodes MTSYKRTFVPQIDARDCGVAALASIAKFYGSDFSLAHLRELAKTNKEGTTALGIVKAADEMSFETRPVQADKTLFDMSDVPYPFIVHVNKEGKLQHYYVVYQTKKDYLIIGDPDPSVKITKMSKERFFSEWTGVAIFLAPKPSYQPHKDKKNGLLSFLPLIFKQKSLIAYIVLSSLLVTIINIGGSYYLQGILDEYIPNQMKSTLGIISVGLVITYILQQVMSFSRDYLLTVLSQRLSIDVILSYIRHIFELPMSFFATRRTGEIISRFTDANSIIDALASTILSLFLDVSILILVGGVLLAQNPNLFLLSLLSIPIYMFIIFSFMKPFEKMNHDVMQSNSMVSSAIIEDINGIETIKSLTSEENRYQNIDSEFVDYLEKSFKLSKYSILQTSLKQGTKLVLNILILWFGAQLVMSSKISIGQLITFNTLFSYFTTPMENIINLQTKLQSAKVANNRLNEVYLVESEFQVQENPVHSHFLMGDIEFDDLSYKYGFGRDTLTDINLTIKQGDKVSLVGVSGSGKTTLAKMIVNFFEPYKGHISINHQDIKNIDKKVLRRHINYLPQQAYIFNGSILENLTLGGNHMISQEDILRACELAEIRQDIERMPMGYQTQLSDGAGLSGGQKQRIALARALLTKAPVLILDEATSGLDVLTEKKVIDNLMSLTDKTILFVAHRLSIAERTNRVIVLDQGKIIEVGSHQELMQAQGFYHHLFNK; translated from the coding sequence ATGACTTCTTATAAACGTACATTTGTTCCTCAAATAGATGCTAGAGACTGCGGTGTTGCTGCCTTAGCCTCGATTGCTAAATTCTATGGTTCAGATTTTTCTCTAGCTCACTTGAGAGAACTTGCAAAGACCAATAAAGAAGGGACGACTGCTCTTGGCATTGTAAAAGCCGCTGATGAAATGAGCTTTGAAACAAGACCTGTTCAAGCAGATAAAACGCTCTTTGACATGAGTGATGTCCCCTATCCATTTATCGTTCACGTTAACAAAGAAGGAAAACTCCAACATTACTATGTTGTCTATCAAACAAAGAAAGACTATCTGATTATTGGTGATCCTGACCCTTCTGTAAAAATCACCAAAATGTCAAAAGAACGCTTTTTCTCTGAATGGACTGGAGTAGCTATTTTTCTAGCTCCCAAACCTAGCTATCAACCCCATAAAGATAAAAAGAATGGTCTACTAAGCTTCCTTCCTCTGATTTTCAAACAAAAATCTCTCATTGCTTACATTGTTCTCTCAAGCTTATTGGTCACTATTATCAATATAGGTGGTTCTTACTATCTCCAAGGAATCTTGGATGAATACATTCCAAATCAGATGAAATCAACTTTAGGAATCATCTCAGTTGGTCTGGTTATCACCTATATCCTCCAACAAGTCATGAGCTTCTCCAGAGATTATCTCCTAACCGTTCTGAGCCAGAGATTAAGCATTGATGTGATTTTATCCTATATTCGCCATATTTTTGAACTTCCCATGTCTTTCTTTGCGACACGTCGTACAGGAGAAATCATTTCACGGTTCACAGATGCTAACTCTATTATAGATGCCTTGGCTTCTACCATTCTTTCTCTTTTTCTGGATGTTTCTATTCTGATTCTTGTAGGGGGCGTCTTACTGGCACAAAACCCTAATCTCTTCCTCCTTTCTCTTCTTTCCATTCCTATATACATGTTCATCATCTTTTCTTTTATGAAACCTTTTGAAAAAATGAACCATGATGTCATGCAAAGTAATTCTATGGTTAGCTCTGCCATTATCGAAGATATCAACGGGATTGAAACTATAAAGTCGCTCACGAGTGAAGAAAATCGTTATCAAAATATAGACAGCGAATTTGTAGATTATTTGGAAAAATCCTTTAAGCTCAGTAAATATTCTATTTTACAAACGAGTTTAAAGCAGGGAACAAAATTAGTTCTGAATATCCTTATCCTATGGTTTGGCGCTCAATTAGTCATGTCGAGTAAAATTTCTATCGGTCAGCTGATTACCTTTAACACACTTTTTTCTTACTTTACAACTCCTATGGAAAATATTATCAACCTCCAAACCAAACTCCAATCTGCGAAGGTCGCTAATAACCGTTTGAACGAAGTCTATCTAGTCGAATCTGAATTTCAAGTTCAAGAAAACCCTGTCCATTCACATTTTTTGATGGGCGATATTGAATTTGATGACCTTTCTTATAAGTATGGTTTTGGACGAGATACCTTAACAGATATTAATCTCACGATTAAACAAGGAGATAAGGTTAGCCTAGTTGGAGTTAGTGGTTCTGGTAAAACAACTTTAGCCAAAATGATTGTCAATTTCTTTGAACCCTACAAAGGGCATATTTCCATCAATCATCAGGATATTAAAAACATTGATAAAAAAGTCTTGCGCCGTCATATTAATTACCTACCCCAACAAGCCTATATCTTTAATGGCTCTATCTTGGAAAATTTAACCTTGGGCGGTAATCATATGATTAGCCAAGAAGATATTCTAAGAGCTTGTGAATTAGCTGAAATCCGTCAAGACATTGAAAGAATGCCTATGGGCTATCAAACTCAGCTCTCTGATGGAGCTGGTCTATCAGGAGGACAGAAGCAACGAATAGCCCTCGCTCGTGCTCTTTTAACTAAAGCTCCTGTTTTAATACTAGACGAAGCTACTAGCGGTCTTGATGTCTTGACTGAGAAAAAAGTTATAGATAATCTTATGTCCCTAACTGATAAAACCATTCTCTTTGTAGCCCATCGTCTCAGTATAGCCGAACGAACTAACCGTGTCATTGTTCTTGACCAGGGGAAAATCATTGAAGTTGGTAGTCACCAAGAGTTAATGCAGGCGCAAGGCTTCTACCATCATCTGTTCAATAAATAA
- a CDS encoding bacteriocin class II family protein: MNTKMMEQFEIMDTDMLTCVEGGDCNWGDFAKAGVGGGVARGLRLGIKTRTWQGAAAGAAGGAILGGVAYAATCWW, from the coding sequence ATGAATACAAAAATGATGGAACAATTTGAGATTATGGATACTGATATGCTTACTTGCGTTGAAGGTGGCGATTGTAATTGGGGAGATTTTGCAAAAGCAGGTGTTGGAGGAGGAGTAGCAAGAGGTCTTCGGCTAGGAATTAAAACAAGAACATGGCAAGGTGCAGCAGCTGGTGCTGCAGGAGGAGCTATACTTGGAGGTGTAGCTTATGCAGCCACATGTTGGTGGTAA
- a CDS encoding PncF family bacteriocin immunity protein has translation MDFKSFIIGLVVGILGPYMDDLIRKIFSKSPKKNKDSTF, from the coding sequence ATGGATTTTAAAAGTTTTATTATTGGTTTAGTAGTTGGTATATTAGGCCCCTATATGGATGATTTAATTAGAAAAATATTTTCAAAATCTCCCAAAAAGAATAAGGATAGCACTTTCTAA
- a CDS encoding Blp family class II bacteriocin translates to MDTKMMSQFSVMDNEMLACVEGGDIDWGRTIACGAGIAYGALDGYATTYGSTFLLGPYAIGTGAIGAVLGGIGGALTC, encoded by the coding sequence ATGGATACAAAAATGATGTCACAATTTTCTGTTATGGATAATGAAATGCTTGCTTGCGTTGAAGGTGGAGATATTGATTGGGGAAGAACAATTGCTTGTGGAGCAGGGATTGCGTATGGCGCACTTGATGGGTATGCAACAACTTATGGTTCGACATTTCTATTGGGACCATATGCTATAGGAACAGGAGCAATTGGTGCTGTGCTAGGTGGGATTGGTGGTGCACTTACCTGTTAG
- a CDS encoding immunity protein: MKKIFATKHNVFLVRLLFGQIPLVVSTYLFLSRQFLNFSVVFQFLLVVINLASILATVYLTREMRVREFEDDDLVSPRTNQLMFVGLTGFMSIICLYRGVTAGESYQQIIAYICAILCLVVMFLLIWGLKYYKK, encoded by the coding sequence ATGAAAAAAATATTTGCAACAAAACACAATGTTTTCTTAGTGAGGTTGTTGTTCGGACAGATACCTTTGGTTGTTTCTACTTATCTATTTCTATCTCGTCAGTTTTTAAATTTTTCCGTAGTTTTCCAATTTCTTTTAGTAGTTATTAACTTGGCTTCTATTTTGGCTACTGTTTATCTCACTAGGGAAATGAGGGTAAGAGAGTTTGAAGATGATGATTTGGTTAGTCCTAGAACCAATCAACTCATGTTCGTCGGCTTGACAGGTTTTATGTCTATTATTTGTTTGTATAGAGGTGTCACAGCAGGAGAATCTTACCAACAAATAATCGCTTATATTTGCGCTATTCTCTGCTTGGTTGTCATGTTTTTACTCATTTGGGGCTTGAAGTATTATAAAAAGTAG
- a CDS encoding thioredoxin domain-containing protein — protein MKKQKIKSLLLVPLVFASITTGIVYAEEHPTSSIQANDSSVVAPDLPSAKEKVEHKPSVVTPEEYEQNVADFKKVDIEAVRQSFTEDQLEHTIYFGRKTCSHCRQFSPELKEFNNLIEKKLEYYDLDGKDFDGEAREFLFKKVGIPGTPTILYLKNGHPISGWVGGGATAQQVYDYMYSRNSPKQAETVKSSEETVTESVRDEKTRNDSMSISDKVVSDSKGMSDEKRTEMKISNDNPKSNSENSGKVESTNSTSKAKTTQSDNLAMLDNKNQLETPKPIFDVAQENKAPSTDVKGTDYVSKSITSNEKLLPKTGEKESYQLLRLAVAFFMTYAMIKVKQKIHK, from the coding sequence ATGAAGAAACAAAAGATAAAATCACTATTACTTGTACCACTTGTATTTGCATCTATTACTACAGGTATTGTATATGCAGAAGAACATCCTACTTCATCTATTCAGGCGAATGATAGTTCTGTTGTGGCACCAGATTTGCCATCGGCTAAGGAAAAGGTGGAGCATAAACCTTCCGTTGTAACTCCCGAAGAGTATGAACAGAATGTTGCGGACTTTAAAAAGGTAGATATTGAAGCTGTACGTCAATCTTTTACAGAGGACCAATTGGAACATACTATTTATTTTGGTAGAAAAACTTGCTCTCATTGTCGTCAATTTTCTCCTGAATTGAAAGAATTTAATAACTTGATTGAAAAGAAGTTAGAGTATTATGATTTGGATGGTAAGGATTTTGATGGGGAAGCGAGAGAGTTTCTATTTAAAAAAGTCGGTATTCCAGGAACACCAACAATTTTGTATTTAAAAAATGGACATCCGATATCTGGATGGGTTGGTGGCGGAGCAACTGCACAACAGGTGTATGATTATATGTACTCGAGAAACTCACCTAAGCAAGCGGAGACAGTGAAATCTTCTGAAGAGACAGTAACTGAAAGTGTCCGTGATGAGAAAACCAGAAATGACAGCATGAGTATTAGTGACAAAGTTGTGAGTGACAGCAAAGGTATGAGTGATGAAAAAAGAACCGAAATGAAAATATCCAATGATAATCCCAAATCTAATAGTGAAAATAGTGGGAAAGTGGAGAGTACAAACTCAACTTCTAAAGCTAAAACTACTCAATCTGACAATTTAGCAATGTTAGACAATAAGAATCAATTGGAAACTCCCAAACCTATTTTTGATGTTGCTCAAGAAAATAAAGCTCCTTCAACTGATGTTAAGGGGACTGATTATGTAAGCAAATCTATTACTTCGAATGAAAAATTATTACCGAAAACAGGAGAGAAAGAAAGTTACCAACTGCTTCGGCTAGCTGTCGCGTTTTTTATGACTTATGCAATGATTAAAGTGAAACAAAAAATTCATAAATAA
- a CDS encoding ComC/BlpC family leader-containing pheromone/bacteriocin, whose protein sequence is MDTKMMEQFEIMDTEILDHIEGGDVSDIYKGYAYQEGPFGAYPSILKNSGPFPVSGYCPRGYHDRGYIGAGFHLCGI, encoded by the coding sequence ATGGATACAAAAATGATGGAACAATTTGAAATTATGGATACTGAAATTCTTGATCATATAGAGGGTGGGGATGTATCTGATATTTATAAAGGGTACGCTTATCAGGAAGGTCCATTTGGTGCTTACCCTTCTATATTAAAAAATTCAGGTCCTTTTCCAGTAAGTGGGTACTGCCCGCGTGGTTATCATGACCGTGGTTATATAGGAGCAGGTTTCCATTTATGTGGAATATAG
- a CDS encoding CPBP family intramembrane glutamic endopeptidase — protein MKKYQLLLKISAVFSYLFFVFGLAKLTLIVQNYWQFSSQIGNFVWIQNLLSLLFSGVMIWILVKTGHGYLFRIPRKKWLWYSILTVLVVVLQISFNVQTAKHVQSTAEGWAVLIGYSGTNFAELGIYVTLFFLTPLMEELIYRGLLQHAFFKHSRFGIDLLLPSILFALPHFSSLPSLLDIFVFATSGIIFASLTRYTKSIYPSYTVHVINNIFATLPFLLTFLHRVFS, from the coding sequence ATGAAAAAGTATCAGCTTCTACTCAAAATAAGTGCAGTTTTCTCTTACTTATTTTTCGTATTTGGACTTGCTAAGCTGACGCTTATTGTTCAAAATTATTGGCAATTTTCTTCCCAGATTGGCAATTTCGTCTGGATTCAAAATCTCTTGAGTTTGCTATTTAGCGGAGTCATGATTTGGATTCTGGTTAAGACAGGTCATGGTTATCTCTTTCGCATTCCGAGAAAAAAATGGCTTTGGTATTCGATTTTGACAGTATTAGTGGTAGTGCTCCAGATCTCTTTTAACGTTCAGACAGCTAAACATGTTCAGTCAACTGCTGAAGGTTGGGCTGTATTGATCGGTTATAGTGGGACCAACTTTGCTGAGCTAGGTATCTATGTAACCCTGTTTTTTCTGACTCCACTGATGGAAGAGTTGATTTATAGGGGATTACTGCAACACGCCTTTTTTAAGCATTCGAGATTTGGCATTGATTTGCTTCTTCCGTCAATTTTATTTGCTCTTCCTCATTTTTCAAGCCTGCCTAGTTTGTTAGATATCTTCGTCTTTGCAACATCTGGCATCATCTTTGCTAGTTTGACCCGCTATACCAAGAGCATTTATCCTTCCTATACGGTGCATGTGATCAATAATATTTTCGCAACATTACCATTTTTGCTTACTTTTTTACACAGGGTATTTAGCTAA
- a CDS encoding CPBP family intramembrane glutamic endopeptidase yields MKKHPILFKASAILSYLFLFFGLFWTTRFWSNYWEFSSWVGNLIWIRNIISLLFISLMVWILVRSGHAYLFRIPRKKWLSYSVLTVLAAVVLICFNYLTAKHVQGTNEGWNLFIVYSETNFAEFGVYLTLIVLGPLMEELVCRGLLQHAFFKNSRWGLDLLFPSFLFALPHFSSLPSLADIFVYTAVGCLYAWLTRYTKSIYPSYSIHIVNNIIANLPFLLTFLHRVLG; encoded by the coding sequence ATGAAAAAACATCCTATTCTTTTCAAAGCGAGTGCAATTCTTTCTTATTTGTTTCTGTTTTTCGGACTGTTTTGGACAACCCGATTTTGGAGCAACTATTGGGAGTTCTCGTCTTGGGTAGGAAATCTTATCTGGATTCGAAACATCATCAGCCTTCTCTTTATCAGCTTGATGGTTTGGATTTTGGTCAGGTCGGGCCATGCTTATCTCTTTCGCATCCCTAGGAAAAAGTGGTTGAGCTATTCTGTCCTGACGGTGTTAGCAGCTGTTGTGCTTATCTGTTTTAACTATCTGACAGCTAAACACGTTCAGGGGACGAACGAAGGGTGGAATTTGTTTATTGTCTATAGTGAGACCAATTTTGCGGAGTTCGGTGTTTACCTAACTTTAATCGTACTAGGACCTCTGATGGAAGAATTGGTATGTAGGGGATTGCTTCAACATGCCTTCTTTAAGAATTCGAGGTGGGGGCTGGATCTTCTCTTTCCGTCATTCTTATTTGCCTTGCCCCATTTTTCTAGCTTGCCAAGTCTCGCAGATATTTTTGTCTATACGGCAGTGGGTTGTCTATATGCCTGGCTGACACGTTATACGAAGAGTATCTATCCTTCTTATTCGATTCATATTGTTAATAATATCATCGCAAACTTACCATTTTTGCTCACTTTTCTACACAGGGTCCTGGGCTAA
- the blpZ gene encoding immunity protein BlpZ has protein sequence MYKHLFFLDSKTLDWLTPYILVLASDTIAFNVFVLTFVSAVVFNSLNSMLALMAIFLGAGYVVGFWLLKWFVLERLELKDDV, from the coding sequence ATGTATAAACACTTATTTTTCCTAGATTCCAAAACCTTAGACTGGTTGACACCCTATATTCTAGTCTTGGCTTCTGACACCATTGCTTTTAATGTTTTTGTGTTAACCTTTGTATCTGCGGTGGTCTTTAATTCCCTAAATTCCATGCTAGCTTTAATGGCTATCTTCTTAGGGGCTGGCTATGTGGTCGGATTTTGGTTACTAAAATGGTTTGTTTTGGAAAGGTTAGAGCTAAAGGATGACGTGTAG
- a CDS encoding CPBP family intramembrane glutamic endopeptidase yields the protein MEFFDKFHAFCFGFLVLLIVITVPYTINHGDFFQNESELIIVSLLVTSLSVAYARKFEMISFGMLSKKELLLFVAIFLLSVLETLVYIHFFAVSSGAGVQHLSEVSRGISLSLILTSSVFGPIQEELIFRGLLQGAVFDNSWLGLVLTSSLFSFMHGPSNVPSFIFYLLGGLLLGFAYKKSQNLWVSTLVHMFYNAWPLLYYL from the coding sequence ATGGAGTTTTTTGATAAATTTCATGCCTTTTGTTTTGGATTTTTAGTACTACTAATCGTCATTACAGTGCCTTATACGATTAACCATGGGGATTTTTTTCAAAATGAATCTGAATTGATTATTGTAAGTCTTCTAGTAACCTCGCTAAGTGTTGCTTATGCTAGAAAGTTTGAAATGATTTCTTTTGGGATGTTAAGCAAGAAAGAACTTTTGCTTTTCGTTGCAATCTTTCTTCTGAGTGTACTTGAGACGCTGGTTTATATTCATTTCTTCGCTGTTTCTTCTGGCGCAGGAGTTCAACACTTATCGGAAGTCAGCAGAGGAATTTCTCTGTCTTTGATTTTGACTTCCTCAGTTTTTGGCCCCATCCAGGAGGAACTCATTTTCAGAGGACTTCTTCAAGGTGCCGTTTTTGACAATTCTTGGTTAGGGCTTGTGCTAACTTCCTCTCTTTTTTCTTTCATGCATGGACCTTCTAATGTCCCTTCGTTTATTTTTTATCTACTTGGGGGCTTGTTGCTGGGCTTTGCTTATAAAAAGAGCCAAAACTTATGGGTTTCTACTCTAGTTCACATGTTTTACAATGCTTGGCCACTCTTATATTATTTATAA
- the ccrZ gene encoding cell cycle regulator CcrZ produces MDLGDNELTLTPIPGKSGKAYMGSYPDGKRIFVKMNTSPILPGLAREQIAPQLLWSRRLADGRDMCAQEWLTGKILTPYDMNRKQIVNILTRLHRSRPLMTQLSRLGYAMETPVDLLQSWQETAPDALRKNHFISEVMADLRQTIPGFREDHATIVHGDVRHSNWIETDSGLIYLVDWDSVRLTDRMFDVAHMLCHYIPEHQWKEWLTYYGYKYNQTVLSKLYWYGQFSYLSQISKYYMNQDLENVNREIHGLRHFRDKYGKRR; encoded by the coding sequence ATGGATTTGGGTGATAATGAGCTAACACTGACTCCCATACCTGGGAAAAGTGGTAAGGCTTATATGGGTAGCTATCCTGATGGGAAGCGCATCTTTGTAAAAATGAACACCTCTCCAATCCTACCTGGTCTAGCTAGAGAACAAATTGCTCCACAATTATTATGGAGTCGCCGTTTGGCAGATGGGCGTGATATGTGTGCTCAAGAATGGTTGACAGGCAAGATATTGACCCCCTATGATATGAATCGTAAACAAATCGTCAATATTTTAACCCGTCTTCATCGCTCACGTCCGTTGATGACACAGTTGAGTCGTTTGGGATATGCCATGGAAACACCTGTAGATTTACTACAGTCTTGGCAGGAAACTGCTCCAGATGCTTTGCGTAAAAATCATTTTATCAGTGAAGTGATGGCTGATTTACGTCAGACTATTCCAGGATTTAGAGAGGACCATGCGACCATTGTCCATGGAGATGTACGACATAGTAATTGGATTGAGACAGACAGTGGCTTGATTTATTTGGTGGATTGGGATTCGGTTCGTTTGACCGACCGCATGTTTGATGTGGCCCATATGCTCTGTCATTATATTCCAGAACATCAGTGGAAGGAATGGTTGACCTACTACGGTTACAAGTACAATCAAACAGTATTAAGTAAATTGTATTGGTACGGTCAGTTCTCTTATTTGAGCCAGATTTCCAAGTATTATATGAACCAAGATTTAGAAAATGTCAATCGGGAGATCCATGGCTTGCGTCACTTCCGAGACAAGTATGGAAAGAGAAGATGA